The Gossypium hirsutum isolate 1008001.06 chromosome D06, Gossypium_hirsutum_v2.1, whole genome shotgun sequence genome contains the following window.
acagTGAATGAGTCAGTAAACTCAAATAGATTCACATTGAATCTAAGTGAAATCCGACGCAATCCATAGACACATCTAAATGAAAGATTTCggtaaaaacataaaagaaaaaatgaattcaatgagttcaTTTGGGTACAATTCATgattaaattgactcaattagATGCCGTCTTCAATGAAAAACTTATTTagcattttaagttttttttttaaatgaaatattatttttggaaagtAAATGAGTCATTAAACTTAATCTGATTCGCATTAAATCCAAGTTATATCGGACTCAATCCATGTACACGAAAGATTTTGGCAGGATAAAAAAATCTAGCTGAAGAGGGCATAAATATATAATACGAATGCAACACAAATACAAAAGAGAATCCAAATACAAAAATGGTAAAGAAAGTGAAAACTAGAACAAGGGGGAGATGAATACCTATGTGAATTCTCATTgatttttgctaaaattttagTCCCAATACAATGAAACGGCAAAATGGCTGaccatttttatataatatataaaactatgtttaatatgtatatatacaacaAAAAATGGATCAAAATAGACAATTGCCAAAAGTTAGATAGCAGCCAAAAAGGTGAAAGAAATTGGACTGACTGTAGTTTTTATGGAACAAAACTTACAACACTGTTTGCATCGTCTTGGAAGATCTGAGATGAACATTTCTGAAAGTCGAAGAGGCGAAAAGTAGGGCAATTGGACTCAACAACACTTTAACTCGAAATAATTTCCTTGCTGACTTTGCGTTGACGCCTAGAACCGGACCTCCTATCTCTTCCACGTCTTGGTAAGACGTCCCGGAATGGAGCTTTTAGAATAATATTTTCACCTGAAGTTTCAACTGCGAATTTCCCAGGTGGTATGTTGGCCGAACGTAGCGGTTGAGGTGGAGGGTAAACAGCCGGTGGAGCCATATGCGCTAGAACATCCTTATGGTATTTCTGCAAGTAACAAATAATGCAATAAGAAAAGTAGGTTTGCTTGAAGATTTTGCTCAATTGGAAATTTGGTGAAAAGATTCCGGGTTCTAGTAAATCTGAACACAGTATGCAGAAGAACAGAAACAAGTCCAAAACATGGTCTTATCAATAGTGAGGTAAGACTAGGAAAAACTAGAAGGTTTGGAGAGTCAACAAGCACCCGAAATTTCGGATATTTAATAAGGATTCAATTTATGGCAGTAATTATGCATCAAGAAGATAacaacaaacaaataaattttgGTTCAATAGACACTTATCCTTGGTTATTATTGGAAGTTCAGAAAAcaaaaatgaattcatttgttaaatttccagcattaaatcacttaaccatATTACTGAAAAGATGAATACCTGAACGACAAAGTTACGCCTTTCACAGTCCAAGAACATATTCAAAGTCCAATTTGTCTTCGCCGCAATCTTATCCCTCGCTGTCGAAAAACTAATTTGGTCTCTTGAAGTAAAAAGGTCGACTTCATTGAACCAAAGACAAGTAAAGAGGTTGCTAATAGGAACATGTTCCCTTATTATTACACATCCTTCAGGAACATCTGTAGAGCCAGTCATTAAAGCAGACATTCATTAAAGCTAAATGAAACACAATCAAACACGATAAATACAAGCAAGTATCTCACACCGTACCACTTGTTATAGGAAGTTTAGCTTCAGAATATGGTGTCAAACCCtcctttttataaaaattgaccTGAAAATCGATGGAGGCATTATCGTATTTGCCTGCAGCCTTATTTGCCTCGGCTTCATCAAAAACATCAAAGCGTTTATAATGCCTAGAGATTGCCAATGTAGCATTTTTTCTCCACAAGAACCTGTAAGGAACACTTAAAACAGTTAGTATTAACAAACATCAGGCCCAAACTTCGATCATCGCAGCATTTGTGAGAGTAATCACGAAATGTAACTCCAACAGAACCTGGATAGAATTCTGAAGTACCTCTCAAGAATTTGAAAAGGATCAACAATGAGCTCGAGTTTTCCATCAATCCATAAAGAAAAACGAGCATTTGGAAATAGCCTGTGTGTTAGAAGCTTTGGGATCTGTTACAAGCATAACACGAGTCAAAAGGTATCAAGTTGATGCAATATCTCAATTTCCTTTGTCTGTTACTCATGGAAGGAATCAAGTAATGAGGATAATATTCATTGTAATCTACTAAAATCTTGGTTTCTCTAATTCTAATCTAAACTCGAATGACATTGTGTGTATTTTGAACATTTACCTTTCCGTTGCGCCTTCCATCAGTGTAAGGAAGATTATGGGCAACAACAATTCTCCATACTCCGATCTTCTTGCTCGCATCCAAGCCACCATTCAGTTTCAAATCAGCCTCTGTTTCTTCATCGACAAACATGTAGAAGCAGATAGTTTGCTTGGAATATTCACTAATATTCTTTGGCTGTTGTATTATATCGAAAGCTCCTGAAAACGAATCAGGTTATTCAATAAAAATCCATTTGACCCTGACATAGAAACTGAACAATAAGATAACATATAGTACAGTTTCAGTTACCAAATATCGCTGATGCAACAACCACTCCATGACATTGCTCCATCTCGAGAAGATCATCATCATTGATGTCGAATCCTGTCCCATGGCCAGGTTTGCTTCCTTTGACAAATCTGGAAAATGTACAATACACATGGATCAAAAGTACTAAATCAGCAAACTAGCAATATGATTCAAAAGATAAAAGAATACCAAACTATATTCActtttaaaccctaaaaaaaaaagaaagaaaaaagagtaaaCCATACCCACAACGCACATTCATTGACTCTCTTATGTCATATGAATCATCCCGTTGCTTCAAAGTAGGATACCCACCAAAGTCTGAACCTCCAAATTCCTTGTCTTTATTTAAGTTTTCCTCATAAATATACGTTAAATTCTTAAGAATCGGAGAAAATGATGGGACTTTAGGCATCAAAGCAATAGCTTCTTCCACAGGAAGGTAACATACAGGACAAGCTGAATCATCATAAACAAGCGAGAAAACTCAAAAAAACTAATCTCAATAAGAGGGCATGAAACTAGCAATGTCAAAATACTAAATCAAAAACTTACGACGTGGTCCTGTTCTTTTTTTGTCTGCTGGTGGAGGGGGTAAACTGAAAGTGTGGCATGGATGCCCCGGAGGAAGAGTGTAGCCGAGAAAATatgaaggaggaggaggaggcaTTACTCTAACTTCAGTTCCTTCAACACTGTCACTGGCAACTAAAGATGTCCAATTGTCTATTTTGACACTTTGCACTTCATATATCAGGGGAAATCCGGAATTATTAATCGGTAAGCTACCATTCACCTTACGAACATTGTCACTATCCTGGTATTCACCTGTAAACACCCCCATAATCCCTTTGAATTAGCAGCTACAAGTCCAAAACTCAAAAGAGCCCTTAAGTAAGATCTAACATTCATCCAAgtttggaaagaaagaaaaagtcaTTCAATTGAACATCATATCCCTCAACAAAAAGTGGGCAGACACTAAATTCTCAGCTCAATTTAGTTCAGTGAGCAAACATCTAGATGCCTAATTCTTAATTCAAACACGCTAAACCAAACTTGACAAATAAAATCCAAGTCCAACCACAAGGTCAATACAGTATGTATTCAAACTATCAGagcttgatttttaaaattcactaaCAACAATCCAATAATGAAGAGAAATAAAGGGGGGGAAATGAACCAACCTTTGCCAACATACACGACCCAAACAAAAACAGCAGCAGAGATTACAGAAAGGAGCAACATTCCAACCTTTTTACGCCCAGCAAGCTTACAGATCCAATGAACCAATGTCTCCTTTTCCTTGAAAACTTTAGAAGGCTTACTTCTTGTTGCTAAAGGCACTTGAATTGGCAACAAAACAGTGTTTTGAAGCTGTTTATCCAAAGAACCATAACTCCCAGAACGAATCCCCAATGACCCTCCAGTCATTGTCTCCTTTATCAACAACAACCCCAATTCACTTCTCTCATCAATCTTTACATAAATCAAgccaaaataaacaaacaaaaaaagctATACCTTCATTACTTAGAAAACAATTATACAactcaaaaaaagaagaagaagaagaagccgcCAACTCTTGGGGCGGCGCCACACAAATTGAAGTCAAATGCAGTTGGACGATCAAAAAGGAGAGTAAATCTGGGATTTCCAGTTTTTGATAGGTTGCCAAAGGTTTTCTGAAATCAAGGGAAGTGGGTTTTTGGATCAAATCTTACAACACAAATTTCGAGTTAATAATAATATCTTACTTATTACAGGCTTTTTTTTGATATAGCTGAAATGAGGAAATATCATAGTAATATTATAGATGACCCATTTTATGACATGAATGTGAGTAAATCCTAATCGGACGGTAGATGGAGTttataaaattgtaataaaataaaccCTAATGTAGCGTAAAACTTGAGAGTGACATTTGTCAAAAGAATTTTAAAGATGTTAAATAATTGGTTTATATAATTTGGTTTGCCGGTTGGATTAAGAACATAAAGACAGCTCTTTGTTaactaaaattttctttattaactggaattttatgAATCAACTATTACATATGTGGATACTTTTgatatacattattattattattattattattcaaatatgCTTCAGCCATGCTTAggggttttttatttatttataaaaatagctaaattattatttaaagaaTGCAATAATTGAGATTTAAATTCATGTATTGGCATTAATACAAACTACCGTCCCATGTGAAAATTGATgcttatttaatgaaataataatattaatgactTTGGATGGGGGAGTTTGAGTCCACtcctatttatttattattacacaTATTGGAAGTGAGACCACTGAATTTACATTCTTCTATTTCTTTAATCATGTTCATATTAATTCTAATAAAATCCATATGTCTAAATACCAACCCCAAATTCTTTACATTTACTAATAACATACCAAATCttaatataaagattaaaatatgtatattccTTTTTTGCTTATTAGACTATGATGATGTTggagtagaggtgatcatggccGAGCCTAGTCGGGTTCGAGTCTGgcccagacaaaattttaggcctgttttctaggcccaaaatatgggcctaaaaatatGTTCAAACCCGGCTCGAGAAaaaattgctaagcccgagcTCGGCCCAGcccatatatatttaatatgtacaaaatatatatatttgattaaaaataaaaaatatatatttaatatataattcgggcggGGCCAGGCCGAGTCCGAGCCAAAAAagttttgcccaaacccatatttcgggcctatatttttacccgaaccctcccatttttcaggCGGGCTGTCAGGCCTAGCCAAGTAgtccaacccatgatcacctctatgtTGGAATGCTTTTCTAAGGTGCCAAAACGCTAAATATATTGTATTACGAGTATTTTATTAAGATAGGCCCAGTTCTAACATTATTTATAGAAGTGGGCCACTTAAAACATTATTTACCAGAAtgggtaaaaaatataaaatgcttCCACGTAGGCgtgttttttttaggtttttttgggATATTTGTAtgttagggttttaggttttaggaaaaaaattaaggtttatggtttttggaaaaataaacaataaaccctaatttattttttaaaaaccttaaaccctaatttattttccAAAGACCTTAAACCCTAACATACAAATATCCCAACAAACCCTAGAAAAAACACAGGCAAAAAAGCTCCCTCGAGGAAGCGCTTTTGCCCATGTCAGCAAAAGCGCTTCCTCAAGGGAGCTTTTTTCTGCAATTTTCCCTTAAAACGCGCCTACTTGGAAATGTTTTGTGTTTTtgacccattccggtaaataatattttaagtggcccattttcgtaaataatattgaaaatgggCCTTTTTTAGTAAAATACTCTTGTACTACATTACCATACTATATAAATTTATTTGGATACCTAATAATTATACTAtcttttaactataaaaattGTATTTCTTTAAACGTATTTGGTCGATAAAATATAATTACATCGAAACTTTCTATGTCATCattttaatagtacaaattgtaattacaaGTTACAATTACAAGttacaattacataatttatatttttaaaaatattaattattataaaaaattattagtacaattaaatttttctaaatgagtaaaaaaaattaaaataaaatcatatgtAATATGTTAGTCCAAGAAAGTAGTCGATAAtacgattactaataaaaataaaagaaaaataaacatcatgtGTATTTTTTATCTGATTGCTCTAGTGTTCTATACTTATTGGGTTATTCCCtctttaacatttaacatatactcgTTTATCATTTGTTAGTCCTTGACTGAGTTCTTCATCATCTCAACTTGAATTTGTATCATGTTGGGGATTGACCCGTATATGTAACAAAGTAGTAAAAGTGAAGAAGaatgaacacaaatattttaagtagaaaaccctcaaagagggaaaaaccatgggcaaaggaAGTATCAACTTTTCACTAACGGTCTGTTTGATTGGTGTAAAATGTTTTCCAGAAAACATTTTCCGAAATTTCCGCTGTTTGTTTTATGGAAAATGAATTCCCATAggaaaacattttacaaacaCGGTAAAATCCAAAGCTATTTTTTGGAAATTGTCTTACCCATTTCTCtaccgtaagacattttccctttCTCATTTCTCTTCTAAGCAAATTTTCTTCCACATCCTCATCTCCGTTCATCACCTCCCCTCACCATCTCCGTCCGCCATCTCCGTCGACCGTCGACCTTACTTCAAATTTgaagaaaccctaaaaaattgGCAGGCACAGTCaaaaaaagaaaacccagaaGCAGTGGTTCTCTCTCTGTCATCAACAGGTATTTTTTCTGTTAATTTTCACTGATTTGATTGGTGGATCGGGTCTGGTTCTTGCTTTTTTCTTGCTAGA
Protein-coding sequences here:
- the LOC107901814 gene encoding probable hexosyltransferase MUCI70; the protein is MKETMTGGSLGIRSGSYGSLDKQLQNTVLLPIQVPLATRSKPSKVFKEKETLVHWICKLAGRKKVGMLLLSVISAAVFVWVVYVGKGEYQDSDNVRKVNGSLPINNSGFPLIYEVQSVKIDNWTSLVASDSVEGTEVRVMPPPPPSYFLGYTLPPGHPCHTFSLPPPPADKKRTGPRPCPVCYLPVEEAIALMPKVPSFSPILKNLTYIYEENLNKDKEFGGSDFGGYPTLKQRDDSYDIRESMNVRCGFVKGSKPGHGTGFDINDDDLLEMEQCHGVVVASAIFGAFDIIQQPKNISEYSKQTICFYMFVDEETEADLKLNGGLDASKKIGVWRIVVAHNLPYTDGRRNGKIPKLLTHRLFPNARFSLWIDGKLELIVDPFQILERFLWRKNATLAISRHYKRFDVFDEAEANKAAGKYDNASIDFQVNFYKKEGLTPYSEAKLPITSDVPEGCVIIREHVPISNLFTCLWFNEVDLFTSRDQISFSTARDKIAAKTNWTLNMFLDCERRNFVVQKYHKDVLAHMAPPAVYPPPQPLRSANIPPGKFAVETSGENIILKAPFRDVLPRRGRDRRSGSRRQRKVSKEIISS